The proteins below are encoded in one region of Aspergillus nidulans FGSC A4 chromosome III:
- a CDS encoding putative chitin synthase activator (Chs3) (transcript_id=CADANIAT00006300), with protein MAYPQQRAPPVRNYGPPRGAAPLRDPAYDPGYQDYGYDSQYPGPSDGGYNNPGYGYPDQATPRSHGPPRGAPRPPRGGYPPNARPPPRDYDGRRDRRPPPPQDRMRPPRNGPMSPDSMGFDNPFPSMPPGNRRGPRGIEGDMAAMSLNGPAPPRPHTSNSNRRPGDMRPPRPVSPGRGRPHPSGYPPRSASAGRPRNGPPIDPRGPPPMPHINRSATMPTPGGGLYPGQSGYQDPRESTYGGLLDSYYTSAPDDPDMPNFDAMPDFDNGKGTIDEALPGLEQPKPKPDSPAESKPPQGQYKAFNPAMHTPPETGTPSGANQFADAGFQFDLPGEPNSAGPSHNGMGHYEPYEDHLQSQYPPQQAGYVEPEVLDPQQNPDALPHHPMPYRPGHDSGGPPPPVRQYNGAMNSQPQSAPPQGAPEGPAPPEPVTHAELERLQQQARGNPSDHKLQLTLAQKLVEASIVLVEASRLDPKSKAKAREKYNIDAHKIVKKLVSAGYPDAQFYMADCYGQGLLGLQNDAKEAFSLYHSAAKQNHAQAAYRVAVCCEIGHEEGGGTKRDPFKAVQWYKRAASLGDPPAMYKMGMILLKGLLGQARNPREGISWLKRAAERADEENPHALHELALLYASATENDIVIRDEAYASQLLHQASELGYKFSQFRLGQAYEYGQLGCPVDARQSIMLYSAAAAQGEHQSELALSGWYLTGAEGILQQSDTEAYLWARKAAASGLAKAEYAMGYFTETGIGVTAHLEDAKRWYWRAAAQGFPKARERLEELKSGGARMQKTRLSRSAVNQQKSNDGDCVLM; from the exons ATGGCCTACCCACAGCAGAGAGCTCCTCCAGTGAGGAATTATGGTCCTCCGCGGGGAGCCGCACCCTTGAGGGATCCAGCATATGATCCAGGTTACCAGGATTATGGGTACGACAGCCAGTATCCGGGTCCCAGCGACGGGGGCTATAATAATCCCGGATACGGCTATCCCGACCAGGCAACTCCAAGATCGCATGGTCCGCCACGCGGTGCGCCTCGGCCTCCGCGTGGAGGGTATCCGCCTAACGCGCGGCCGCCCCCAAGAGACTATGATGGTCGACGGGACAGACGACCGCCTCCGCCACAAGATCGGATGAGAC CTCCACGAAATGGGCCTATGTCCCCAGACAGTATGGGCTTTGATAACCCTTTCCCGTCTATGCCTCCTGGAAATAGACGTGGACCTAGAGGGATTGAAGGTGACATGGCGGCAATGAGCCTGAACGGCCCAGCACCGCCGCGTCCACACACATCTAATTCTAACAGGCGTCCTGGAGATATGCGGCCACCAAGGCCCGTGTCTCCCGGCCGTGGCCGACCCCATCCCTCTGGCTACCCCCCAAGGTCGGCCAGTGCAGGGCGTCCGCGTAATGGGCCACCTATCGATCCTCGCGGCCCGCCACCAATGCCCCATATCAACCGGAGTGCGACCATGCCTACCCCAGGCGGCGGACTATATCCCGGCCAGTCAGGTTATCAAGATCCGAGGGAGAGTACATATGGAGGCTTGCTTGATAGCTACTACACCTCGGCTCCCGACGACCCTGACATGCCGAATTTTGATGCAATGCCGGACTTTGACAATGGCAAAGGAACGATTGACGAAGCTCTACCAGGACTCGAAcagccaaagccaaaacCTGATTCTCCTGCTGAGTCCAAACCGCCGCAAGGGCAATACAAAGCTTTCAATCCGGCAATGCATACCCCGCCAGAAACCGGTACTCCTTCTGGAGCAAATCAATTTGCCGATGCCGGATTCCAGTTTGACCTGCCCGGTGAGCCCAATTCTGCTGGTCCTTCTCACAACGGAATGGGCCATTACGAACCTTACGAGGATCATTTGCAGTCGCAATACCCACCGCAGCAGGCAGGCTATGTTGAACCAGAAGTTTTGGATCCGCAGCAAAATCCTGATGCTCTTCCACACCACCCCATGCCATACCGCCCAGGTCACGATTCTGGCGGACCACCGCCTCCTGTGCGCCAATACAACGGTGCGATGAACTCCCAACCACAATCTGCTCCACCACAAGGGGCTCCGGAAGGCCCAGCGCCACCGGAGCCGGTGACGCATGCTGAATTGGagcgcctccagcagcaagcgcGAGGTAACCCTTCGGACCACAAACTTCAACTTACTCTCGCGCAGAAACTTGTTGAGGCCTCCATAGTCCTGGTTGAGGCCAGCAGACTCGACCCGAAGTCAAAGGCGAAAGCCCGGGAGAAATACAATATTGATGCCCACAAAATTGTCAAGAAGCTGGTTTCAGCCGGCTACCCAGACGCCCAATTCTACATGGCCGACTGCTATGGTCAAGGCCTCTTGGGCCTTCAGAACGATGCTAAGGAAGCGTTCTCGCTTTATCACTCCGCAGCGAAACAAAACCACGCTCAAGCTGCTTACCGAGTCGCAGTCTGCTGCGAAATCGGACACGAAGAAGGCGGTGGCACGAAACGTGACCCCTTCAAAGCCGTCCAATGGTATAAGCGCGCCGCCTCCTTAGGCGACCCTCCTGCGATGTATAAAATGGGCATGATCCTCCTCAAGGGCCTCCTAGGACAAGCCCGCAACCCACGCGAGGGAATCTCATGGCTCAAGCGCGCCGCCGAGCGCGCCGACGAAGAGAATCCACATGCCCTTCATGAACTCGCCCTTCTCTACGCTTCCGCCACAGAGAACGATATTGTCATTCGTGACGAAGCCTACGCTTCTCAACTCCTGCATCAGGCCTCCGAACTCGGCTACAAATTCTCCCAGTTTCGTCTGGGGCAGGCCTATGAGTATGGTCAGCTGGGCTGTCCCGTTGACGCTAGGCAAAGCATCATGCTCTAcagcgccgccgctgcgCAGGGCGAGCACCAATCTGAACTCGCTCTGAGCGGTTGGTACCTTACTGGCGCTGAAGGGATCTTGCAGCAAAGCGATACGGAGGCATACTTGTGGGCTCGTAAAGCTGCGGCTTCGGGTCTGGCCAAGGCGGAATATGCGATGGGATACTTTACTGAGACGGGAATAGGGGTTACTGCGCACCTAGAGGATGCAAAGAGGTGGTACTGGCGAGCTGCCG CCCAAGGATTCCCTAAAGCCCGTGAACGTCTCGAGGAACTCAAGTCTGGGGGTGCACGGATGCAAAAAACTCGGCTCTCTCGTTCAGCCGTGAACCAGCAGAAATCTAATGATGGGGACTGTGTCCTTATGTGA
- a CDS encoding DODA-type extradiol aromatic ring-opening family dioxygenase (transcript_id=CADANIAT00006301), with translation MYDVEHPAYKELGKIGKEITTKVKPRAVVVFSAHWQGGDDTVQVNTAEMTELIYDHYYKEKYPNVGSKEIANKVLDALQQAGIKAEGVKRGLDHGVWASFKCEDPMQHYRLGEAVSKLREENILIIVSGMAVHNLRDFRFTFNDARPLPYTVSFDEALKDAATKPPAERPQALVDLLKRGDARQAHPYFDHLLPIHVGAGAAGEDRGERLWTLKEGSMSWAQYRFGEVANASAL, from the exons ATGTACGATGTTGAGCACCCGGCGTATAAGGAACTGGGTAAAATAGGCAAGGAAATTACAACCAAGGTCAAGCCGCGTGCCGTTGTAGTGTTCTCGGCGCACTGGCAAGGTGGTGATGATACGGTTCAAGTCAATACGGCTGAGATGACGGAGTTGATCTACGA CCACTACTACAAGGAGAAGTACCCCAATGTTGGTAGCAAGGAGATTGCCAACAAGGTGCTCGACGCGCTTCAGCAGGCTGGGATCAAGGCCGAGGGTGTCAAGAGGGGATTGGACCATGGGGTTTGGGCAAGCTTCAAGTGCG AAGACCCTATGCAGCACTACCGGCTCGGAGAAGCGGTGTCTAAGCTCCGCGAGGAAAACATCCTGATCATTGTGTCTGGAATGGCAGTCCACAATCTGCGCGATTTCCGGTTCACTTTTAATGATGCTCGGCCCTTGCCGTATACCGTTAGCTTTGACGAGGCGCTCAAAGACGCAGCTACCAAGCCCCCGGCCGAGAGGCCTCAGGCGTTGGTTGATCTGCTGAAACGGGGGGATGCGCGACAGGCGCACCCGTATTTTGACcaccttcttcccattcACGTGggcgctggagctgcggGGGAGGATCGGGGCGAGAGGTTATGGACCTTGAAGGAAGGGAGCATGAGTTGGGCACAGTATAGATTTGGTGAAGTGGCGAATGCCAGCGCGCTGTAG
- a CDS encoding L51/S25/CI-B8 domain-containing protein (transcript_id=CADANIAT00006302) codes for MSSKYVFTKGLKELRFLLCQTSEQSAATRLFINRAYPTMKKHNPHTPILIREAAGTLPRVYARYALGKEKVESLNGLSDQQIEEKVKQLVKESS; via the exons ATGTCCTCCAAGTACGTCTTCACAAAAGGTCTCAAGGAGCTGCGGTTCCTTTTGTGCCAGACCTCCGAGCAAAGCGCGGCGACAAG GTTGTTTATCAACCGCGCCTATCCCACCATGAAGAAGCACAACCCGCACACTCCCATCCTCATCCGTGAGGCTGCCGGCACTCTGCCGCGAGTCTACGCCCGATACG CGctcggaaaggagaaagtTGAATCACTGAACG GTCTCTCTGACCAGCAGATCGAAGAAAAGGTCAAGCAATTGGTGAAGGAATCCTCATAG
- a CDS encoding mitochondrial pyruvate carrier family protein (transcript_id=CADANIAT00006303) codes for MKWALVIAGISDFQRPAEKLSLTQNGALMATGAIWTRWCLIIKPKNYLLAAVNFFLGCVGVVQVTRIFNYRRTLDGSSKAAVKDLEHEIVDEAKAVAHEAAVVVKKST; via the exons ATGAAG TGGGCTCTCGTCATCGCCGGTATCTCCGACTTCCAACGTCCTGCTGAGAAGCTCTCCCTCACCCAGAACGGCGCTCTCATGGCCACCGGTGCCATTTGGACCCGCTGGTGCTTGATCATCAAGCCTAAGAACTACCT CCTCGCTGCTGTCAATTTCTTCCTTGGATGCGTTGGTGTTGTCCAGGTTACCCGTATCTTCAATTACCGCCGTACTCTAGACGGCTCCTCAAAAGCGGCCGTGAAAGATTTGGAGCATgagattgttgatgaggcgAAGGCTGTTGCCCACGAGGCCGCTGTGGTTGTGAAGAAGTCTACTTAA
- a CDS encoding protein pgxA (transcript_id=CADANIAT00006304) codes for MKLSHLLTSAVSVLSLGLTVEGHFSRSRNDAVGPKRPFKPLPYSHPRKKVCHVRSHGDGRDDSAFILSALKSCNNGGKVVFAEEKEYTIGTALDLTFLKHVDLEILGRIQFTNDTDYWQANSFKHTFQNATTFFQLGGEDVNVYGGGTLDGNGQIWYDLYAEDPLILRPILFGVIGLHGGTIGPLKLRYSPQWYQLVANSSDVLFDGIDISGYSKSENEAKNTDGWDTYRSKNIVIQNSVINNGDDCVSFKPNSTEILVQNLYCNGSHGISVGSLGQYIGEVDIVKNVLVYNISMYNASDMARIKVWPGVASAMSEDLQGGGGLGSVSNITYEDMYIENVDWAIEITQCYGQKNMTLCNEYPSNLTISDVYISNMYGTTSSARDPNIGTIVCSSPDVCSNIYVENIDVVSPSGTNDFICTNVNESLLQVNCTSG; via the exons ATGAAGCTCTCACACCTCCTCACCTCCGCCGTGAGCGTCCTCTCCCTCGGCCTCACAGTCGAAGGCCACTTCTCACGCTCTCGAAATGATGCCGTAGGCCCCAAGCGGCCTTTCAAGCCTCTCCCCTACAGCCACCCACGCAAGAAAGTCTGCCATGTGCGCTCCCATGGCGACGGCCGCGACGACTCGGcgttcatcctctccgccttgaagagctgcaatAACGGCGGAAAGGTCGTCTTCgccgaagagaaggagtATACCATCGGCACGGCTCTAGATCTGACGTTCCTGAAGCATGTTGATCTTG AAATCCTCGGCCGCATTCAGTTCACAAACGACACGGATTACTGGCAAGCCAACTCTTTCAAACACACGTTCCAGAACGCAACGaccttcttccagcttgGCGGCGAAGACGTGAACGTCTATGGCGGGGGCACTCTCGACGGCAATGGCCAAATCTGGTACGACCTGTACGCTGAGGACCCGCTTATCCTGCGCCCTATTTTGTTTGGAGTGATCGGCCTGCACGGCGGGACAATTGGGCCGCTGAAGTTGCGCTACTCGCCGCAGTGGTACCAGCTTGTTGCGAACAGCTCGGATGTGCTCTTCGACGGCATCGACATTTCCGGGTACAGCAAAAGCGAGAACGAGGCGAAGAACACGGATGGGTGGGATACGTACCGGTCTAAGAATATTGTTATTCAGAATTCGGTTATCAACAATGGGGATG ACTGCGTCTCCTTCAAACCGAACAGTACCGAAATACTTGTCCAGAACCTGTACTGCAATGGCTCGCACGGTATCTCCGTTGGTTCGCTAGGTCAATACATTGGCGAGGTTGATATCGTCAAGAACGTGCTCGTCTATAACATCTCTATGTATAATGCTTCT GATATGGCTCGCATCAAGGTCTGGCCGGGCGTCGCATCCGCCATGTCCGAGGACCTTCAGGGCGGAGGCGGTCTCGGATCAGTCTCAAATATCACCTACGAGGACATGTACATTGAGAACGTCGACTGGGCGATTGAAATCACACAGTGCTATGGCCAAAAGAACATGACCTTGTGCAACGAGTACCCG AGTAACCTGACCATCTCTGACGTCTACATTTCCAATATGTACGGAACGACATCGTCAGCGCGGGATCCGAACATCGGCACAATTGTTTGCTCGAGTCCGGATGTTTGCTCCAATATCTATGTTGAGAATATTGATGTTGTCAGCCCGAGCGGTACAAATGACTTTATTTGCACGAAT GTCAACGAGAGTCTCCTGCAGGTTAACTGTACCTCTGGCTAG
- a CDS encoding uncharacterized protein (transcript_id=CADANIAT00006305) — MPLGILEDAKLESVPGTAPLNELGNNNAYAGIDPALLKHDESGEIVLVPQPSDSPNDPYNWPRWKKELFTITFGWGCGCTGAVGPLLGAAFVPLAEQFGVSLNTFVSGVQGGTIAAIAVGSLVFNCIAVKYGKRPVYLITTIGMMVACFWGAAAKSFASLVASRVLIGLCMGPFEALVPASIGDVWFVHERGLRTAIFNLGVLGGINLATPIAGQVIEYGDYQICLYGMGGAFALALIMVFFWMPETAYVRTDALSIDTGHDLTTLEGKTSTKHLEAAVDADTAAAPTSADEPRISYIRELLPYSGYVNHISFWNTLIRPVYLMASPAVVWAVILFTTCISWLVLISLTISQIFSAPPYSFSVGAVGATNVSSFVASLIGTLVAGPLVDGVARRLSKMNKGIFEPEFRLPIMITYLLFTATGFFAWGASLSNLDPWPIPVIVCLGLINLGVQLGTTGVVTYVVDCHREKASEAFATMNFVKNLFSFGLTFYVNGWIDTQGVRDVFYTIGGITIGVTLLTVPMYVFGKRARSWVHRHRIAERL, encoded by the exons ATGCCTCTTGGGATCCTTGAAGACGCCAAGCTTGAATCCGTACCGGGCACCGCGCCCCTTAACGAACTCGGCAACAACAATGCCTATGCAGGCATTGACCCTGCTCTGCTCAAGCATGACGAGAGCGGCGAGATAGTGCTTGTCCCGCAGCCGTCGGACTCGCCTAATGACCCCTACAACTGGCcgcggtggaagaaggaacTCTTCACCATTACCTTTGGCTGGGGCTGCGGTTGTACAGGAG CCGTTGGACCTCTTCTCGGAGCAGCATTCGTTCCCCTCGCAGAGCAATTCGGCGTCTCACTCAATACCTTTGTCTCCGGTGTCCAGGGGGGAACAATTGCCGCAATTGCCGTGGGAAGTCTAGTCTTCAACTGCATTGCAGTCAAGTACGGCAAGCGTCCAGTGTACCTGATCACGACAATCGGAATGATGGTGGCATGTTTCTGGGGCGCCGCAGCCAAAAGCTTCGCCTCGCTCGTGGCATCGCGTGTCCTCATTGGTCTTTGCATGGGCCCTTTCGAAGCATTGGTTCCTGCCTCGATTGGGGATGTCTGGTTCGTCCATGAACGCGGTCTGCGCACAGCGATCTTTAACCTGGGTGTGCTGGGCGGCATCAACCTTGCAACTCCGATTG CCGGGCAAGTGATCGAGTACGGAGACTATCAGATCTGCCTCTACGGCATGGGTGGTGCGTTTGCATTAGCACTTATAATGGTGTTCTTCTGGATGCCAGAAACTGCATACGTACGAACAGATGCGCTGAGCATCGATACCGGCCATGACCTG ACCACACTCGAAGGGAAAACAAGCACGAAGCACCTCGAAGCCGCAGTCGACGCAGacacagccgcagccccaACTTCCGCCGACGAACCGCGGATATCATATATCCGCGAACTCCTCCCCTACAGCGGCTATGTCAACCACATTTCCTTCTGGAATACGCTAATCCGCCCGGTCTACCTCATGGCCTCTCCCGCCGTCGTCTGGGCCGTCATCCTTTTCACCACATGCATTTCCTGGCTCGTGCTCATCTCCCTCACTATCTCTCAAATCTTCTCCGCACCACCATACAGCTTCTCTGTTGGTGCAGTGGGTGCCACAAACGTCTCATCCTTCGTTGCGTCTCTTATCGGAACACTCGTCGCAGGACCATTAGTCGATGGGGTTGCTCGGAGGTTATCTAAGATGAACAAGGGGATCTTTG AGCCCGAATTCCGCCTCCCTATCATGATAACATACCTCCTCTTCACGGCAACCGGCTTTTTCGCCTGGGgcgcctccctctccaacctAGACCCCTGGCCCATTCCCGTGATCGTGTGCCTGGGTCTCATAAATCTAGGTGTGCAACTAGGGACAACGGGCGTGGTGACGTACGTGGTGGACTGCCACCGTGAGAAAGCAAGCGAGGCCTTCGCGACGATGAACTTTGTCAAGAACCTGTTCTCATTCGGACTTACTTTCTATGTGAACGGGTGGATCGATACGCAAGGGGTACGGGATGTTTTCTACACAATTGGCGGTATCACCATCGGTGTTACACTGCTTACAGTGCCGATGTATGTGTTCGGtaagagggcgaggagctGGGTTCATCGGCATCGGATTGCAGAGAGGCTGTAA
- a CDS encoding putative short chain dehydrogenase/reductase (transcript_id=CADANIAT00006306), translated as MSPRRSIIVTGQFPRITSEPLHTIPVNSITRQFAPQPNTHIAIFDINATTGAAVVEQLRSEFPSSSFSFERVDVSSWESQAAAFENVVAQQGRVDVVFANAGITEKGSLMPEKDGKPTKPELATINVNFIGVLYSVKLALHYISKNEAVNGSKGSVICTASNAGLYPFPMAPLYSATKHGVIGLVRSLARPLEREQIQINGFAPAVIETNIAPSSDLFKTMILTPMSTAQRAAQQFVSDPSLTGKIAELHGEQVTFAEPPAYVDEDTGRNIENFWSLGYA; from the exons ATGTCCCCTAGACGAAGCATCATAGTAACAGGCCAGTTCCCCAGAATCACCTCCGAGCCCCTTCATACAATCCCAGTTAACA GCATCACACGCCAGTTCGCCCCGCAACCAAACACCCATATCGCCATCTTTGATATCAATGCCACAACAGGCGCGGCCGTGGTCGAGCAGCTACGGTCCGAGTTCCCTTCGTCCAGCTTCAGTTTCGAGAGAGTCGACGTCTCCAGCTGGGAGAGCCAGGCTGCGGCCTTCGAGAATGTTGTTGCCCAGCAAGGCCGGGTAGATGTTGTCTTTGCGAATGCGGGGATCACAGAGAAAGGATCTCTTATGCCGGagaaggatggaaagccGACAAAGCCGGAACTGGCAACGATAAATGTTAACTTTATTGGGGTTTTGTATA GTGTTAAACTGGCTCTTCATTATATCTCAAAGAATGAGGCCGTCAACGGTTCAAAGGGGAGTGTCATCTGTACTGCCTCGAATGCAGGATTATATCCCTTCCCCATGGCTCCGTTGTATTCGGCCACAAAGCACGGTGTGATCGGGTTGGTGAGGTCGCTTGCGAGGCCGTTGGAGAGGGAGCAGATTCAGATCAACGGGTTTGCGCCAGCAGTGATCG AAACGAATATTGCGCCGAGCTCAGACCTGTTCAAGACGATGATCCTGACGCCGATGTCGACTGCTCAACGGGCTGCTCAGCAGTTTGTGAGTGATCCTTCGTTGACCGGCAAGATTGCGGAGTTGCATGGTGAGCAGGTCACGTTTGCTGAGCCTCCTGCGTACGTGGATGAAGATACGGGGAGGAATATTGAGAATTTTTGGTCACTGGGGTATGCCTAG
- a CDS encoding uncharacterized protein (transcript_id=CADANIAT00006307), which yields MDSERMSYSVGTLARSDSMSLITDSTMNVISLLDCAFYFYQNYPCRLSHTELQWEFPCYDSVFASEHPFAAPRFQVTRGITIRDAFSEMFEEAGGRDIPSPTASSGALATLTVLDMFVLIHAPLMRSMHNSGINQPVAAPSLGKKRQAAAQEDSTLAPIRMALMRWRDHWLTLRNTVSSCEWASMGFYKNGFNFWLVSQLLITKKESVDVVMKMEVRCEDKLEKLKVLLKDDNEL from the exons ATGGATTCAGAACGAATGTCGTATTCGGTAGGCACTCTAGCTCGATCTGACTCGATGTCGCTGATCACGGACAGTACTATGAATGTCATATCTCTTCTCGATTGTGCCTTTTACTTCTATCAGAATTACCCTTGCCGACTTTCTCATACAGAACTGCAGTGGGAGTTTCCGTGCTATGACTCAGTATTTGCCTCCGAACATCCATTTGCTGCTCCAAGATTTCAAGTAACACGAGGGATCACCATTCGTGATGCGTTCAGTGAAATGTTCGAAGAGGCTGGCGGACGTGATATTCCTTCACCAACAGCATCCTCAGGCGCACTTGCAACTCTGACGGTACTAGACATGTTTGTCTTGATTCACG CTCCTCTTATGCGATCCATGCACAACTCCGGCATTAACCAACCTGTTGCGGCACCTAGCTTAGGTAAAAAGCGTCAGGCTGCTGCCCAAGAGGACTCGACTCTGGCTCCCATTCGCATGGCATTGATGCGTTGGCGAGATCACTGGTTGACCCTCCGCAACACTGTTAGCAGTTGTGAATGGGCTTCCATGGGTTTTTACAAGAATGGATTTAACTTTTGGCTTGTCTCGCAACTTTTGATTACCAAAAAGGAGAGCGTTGATGTGGTTATGAAGATGGAGGTGCGATGTGAGGAtaagctggagaagctcaAAGTTCTCCTGAAGGATGACAATGAATTATGA
- a CDS encoding uncharacterized protein (transcript_id=CADANIAT00010515), with amino-acid sequence MKPTKHFCCTICQRGFTRIDHLKRHHLRHTGLKPYSCIFCSESFARCDNLRDHYADCAQRGDRGIPETGQRGRRRHACQSCTSMKLRCDGQTPCGSCVKRNLECNKARKTSIGSPGASSGTFDSASCGFELISVDTPSAKQEDHERPSERGSIKFLLNGGTDSFTEDFLLPPRSDRTRGLEYHHQKEEAESSMLAFKSEGEHTEFAPAFVDLDSNSLSFFQDTFLDFFNGPFGETHKPTGDTYSGGMMDYTPIPTSNHDPNLAFSGQQPFETERPYTTAMIQAILSRAWSVPLDAKVHEEISTNVTFLLTTGRIQKFAALYFKYWHANCPMIHAPTFNPEYVALPLLTSVVFMGAMYTKDERERYAAKRLLDLAELYVFSSDIFSSEYEVAATICGNRQAEGEAHGWLQFQTLQAGFLMVVAQYWAGGPVSSSRAMEVRFSEVVKV; translated from the exons ATGAAGCCCACCAAGCATTTCTGCTGCACAATCTGCCAGCGGGGTTTCACACGCATTGATCATCTGAAACGACATCATTTGCGTC ACACCGGCTTGAAGCCGTATTCCTGTATCTTCTGCAGCGAATCTTTTGCCCGATG TGATAATCTGCGCGATCACTATGCCGACTGCGCTCAACGGGGCGATCGGGGGATTCCTGAGACTGGCCAACGAGGCCGGAGGCGACATGCATGCCAATCT TGCACGTCGATGAAACTCCGGTGCGATGGACAAACCCCATGTGGTTCTTGCGTCAAGAGGAATCTTGAATGTAACAAAGCGCGCAAGACTAGCATAGGTAGTCCAGGGGCCAGTTCAGGTACGTTCGACTCGGCGTCGTGCGGATTCGAACTCATTTCTGTAGATACGCCTTCCGCGAAGCAAGAAGACCATGAGCGGCCTTCAGAACGAGGATCTATCAAATTCCTCCTTAACGGAGGGACGGACAGTTTCACCGAGGATTTTCTCCTCCCACCGCGCAGCGATCGGACTCGCGGACTCGAGTATCACCaccagaaagaagaagccgagaGCTCGATGCTAGCATTCAAATCAGAAGGGGAACACACAGAGTTCGCACCAGCGTTCGTTGATCTAGACTCTAATAGTCTGTCATTCTTCCAAGACACTTTTCTTGACTTCTTCAACGGACCTTTCGGGGAAACGCACAAACCAACTGGCGATACATACTCCGGGGGAATGATGGATTACACGCCGATCCCTACCTCTAATCACGACCCTAATCTGGCATTCTCGGGCCAGCAACCCTTTGAGACTGAGAGGCCATATACAACGGCTATGATACAAGCCATTCTGTCACGAGCCTGGTCGGTGCCCCTCGATGCCAAAGTACACGAGGAGATATCGACAAACGTAACCTTTCTTTTAACGACTGGGCGCATTCAGAAATTCGCTGCTTTATACTTCAAGTACTGGCACGCGAATTGCCCAATGATCCATGCGCCGACTTTCAACCCTGAATATGTTGCATTGCCACTTCTTACGTCTGTAGTCTTCATGGGCGCAATGTACACGAAGGACGAGCGAGAGCGATATGCTGCGAAGAGACTCCTTGACCTCGCAGAGCTATACGTCTTTTCCAGCGACATTTTCTCTAGCGAGTATGAAGTGGCCGCGACGATTTGCGGTAACCGACAAGCCGAAGGCGAAGCCCACGGTTGGCTTCAGTTCCAGACCCTCCAGGCTGGATTTCTGATGGTGGTGGCTCAGTACTGGGCTGGGGGGCCGGTTTCGAGCAGTCGCGCCATGGAGGTTCGATTCAGCGAAGTCGTCAAGGTATGA